In Nitrospirota bacterium, the DNA window GGTGGGTGAGGGCCTATATTCTTAGATACCTGATCAATAACTGGAGGCTTGTAAAGATAGGGACAACTCAGGCACAGAGGAAACTGTTTTTTAATTTAATGAAAGAGAAGGCGAGGCTCGAGTCGCTTGGATATGAGGCAGGGCCAAAACTGATAGCAAGCGGCCTTGGTGTAAAGGAAAAAGAGGTGATTGAGATGGACCAGCGGCTCGGAAGCCGTGAGATGTCTCTGGATGAACCGGTTAAAGATGATTCAGAAACATCTTTGATGAGTATAATTCCATCACATGAGCCTGCCATAGATGATAAGCTTGCAGATGAAGAGGTCTCTGCCCTTTTCAAGGAGAAGGTCGCAGAGTTTATGAAGACAATGAATGAGAGAGACTTAAATATATTACAGAACAGGATACTATCGGAAGAACCAAAGTCCCTCCTTGAAATTGGTGAGTTTTATGGAATATCGAAAGAGCGTGTTCGCCAGCTTGAGGCAAATATAATAAAGCGGCTCAAAAAATATATTGAGAAGGAGATAAAGGATATTGATGACCTCAGGCCTGCCTGATATTGATTTAAATTTAATGGGGAGAACAGCCCTTGTTACAGGCGGGAGTAATGAGATCAGTGGTGCGATTTGTCGAGTCATGGCATCTGCCGGCGCATCAGTAATTATTCATTACAACAAAAACAGGGAAATTGCAGAGCAGACATGCAAAGATATAATCTCAAGCGGCGGCACAGCAGTTACTTTCAGTACAGATTTTTCTGATGAAGATTCCATAGACGCTCTTTTCAGCTTTATCAAAGAACGATTCAACCACCTCGACATCCTTGTTAATAATGCCCACCTTCCTCTTAAAAGAACCTTCCTCAAAGATATAACATGGGAAGAACATCAGGAGCAGATAGACGTTATGGTGAAGGGGACATTCTACTGTTCTAAGAAAGCTATAGAGATGATGCGGGAGCCGGTCATGAGCGAGGCGCTCACAAAGGACAATGAAAATGAGTGGGACAAGAATGTCCCACCTATCCTTGATATATATCCGGATAGGCGGGGTTTTCTTACCCCGCCGGAGGAATTTTCGGGTAAACAGCGTAAAGGCGGCTCAATCATCAACATCCTTACATCACAGACAGAGCATCCTGTAAGCGGCTACAGCAGTTATGTAACAGCCGCATCTGCATTAACGGGTTTTACAAGAAATCTTGCTGTAGAGGCGGGATGTATGGGGGTAAGGGTCAACATGATTGCACCTAACTTTGTCCTTACCTCACATACACCCAACGCACCTCAACACGTCCACGATGCAATTATAAAATCCACACCCCTTGGCCGCCTTGCAACACCGAATGACATAGCAAAGGTTGTCTTATTTTTTGCCTCAGACCTGTCAGAATTTATAACCGGATGCTATTTTGTTGTTGATGGGGGATACGGTTTATCGGGAAGGCGTTAGGAGTTCACTCGAAAATCCCCTCCGGCGGGGTAAGAAAACCCCGCCTATCCATGTGTAAATTTGGGGGAACCCGCCTATCCATGCCTAACCTGAGGATAGGCGGGACTTTCTTGTCCCGCTGATTTTCATGGCCCTTTGTGAACCCTCGGTTCATGGGAGTTCACCCGAAAATACGATTTTCTAACACAGAGGCACATAGATTCATAAATTTAAAATCTTTAATCTTTTCTCAGTGCCTCTGTGCCTCTGTGGTTAATTTTCAGCTTCATTTGTGCGTATATATATCATGGGCTATTTTTCTGTTTCAGCGTCTTATTTTTCCTATTTGAAGATTTGGTTTTATTTTCTTTTATGGATGGGTGAATCCGCAGATTTTTTGCCGGATTGCTGAATGTAAACCGTCCGGCAAGGATGCACCCTTTCATACCAGGGTCACAGTCGTGATTGCGTACCCGCAGGCACTTGTTATTGACTTCATGAGGACAATCCCAGCTACCGCTCATTATATCTTCCTGTTCTGTAAGTTTCTCATAGGAGGCTCTTGCAAAAGTATTTGTCATCCCCGAAGTCTTTTATCCCCGATAGCAACATTCGGGGACGGATATGATTTTCTGTTAAAAAAAACAATAGATTCCCGCTTACAACATGCGGGAATGACAACATTTTGGGACTTTTGCAAAATCCTCATAGAATTAATGCATTAAGCCGGAAGCCTTACAATGACTGATGTTCCGGCTCCAACTGTACTCTTAATTTTAATTGTCCCGTTGTGGGCTTCGATAATCCTCTTTGTAACAGCAAGTCCAAGACCTAAACCGGTTCCTTTTGTAGTCGTAAATTCAGTAAAGAGGTCTTTTAGTCTATCCGGTGGAATACCCTGTCCGGTATCCTGCAGTTCAATATCAAGAAAATTATGGGATAATTTAACCGATATAATAAGCTCACCACCCTCCGGCATTGCATCAATAGCATTGCGGATGATATTCTTAAATACCCTCTCAATTAAAAACTTATCAACTTTGACGTTCATAGGTTCAGTGGGACAATTTGCCTTAACAACTATCGCCTTATTTTCCATCTCTTCCCTGAACATCTCAATAATGCCTTTTACCTCTTTGCAAATATTTACAGAGATTAGCATAATCTGAACCGGTTTAGATAAGTCCATCAGGTCATCAAGAAACTGATTTATGTTGGCAAACTCTCTTGTAACAACCTTTTTAAACGTATTTCTACATTCTTCATTGTCATACATCTTTATCATAAGACGACTGCAATTCTCTATATTCCTGACAGGGTGCCTCAAATCATGAACAAGACCTGCGGCAATCTTATTCATAAAGGCGATCCTCTCGTTCCGTTTAATATCCTCCTGAAGAACCTTGAGATCAACCATCATCTTATTAAACCCTTCGCCTACCTCCTGAAACTCATCACCTGTTTGTATTGAAACCTTCTCTTCAACATTACCACCGGCGACCCTCCTTGTTGCGGCCAGTAAGTTCTGAAGCGGTTCCAGTATATATCTTCTGCTGCCGGAATATCCTAAAAAAGATGCAGCAGCTATACATAAAATTATCATAACACTAAGAAGAACTGTCATGCTCCTCGAGGATGCATAAGCCTCTTTTAAAGGTTCTTCAATAATTATTCCCCAGCCGAGTGATGGAATCGGGGCTGCCACACCTATAACATACTTATCTTCCATGTTTTTATATATATCAGTTGAATAGCCTCCCTTTAACACATCTTTGACTATCTTTAATCGTCTAAGGGTATTATTTGCAAGTACAGGAATTTTGTTGTTTCCACCACGACCATGTGCTATCAGTGTGCCGTCCCCTGATACAACAAAGGCATACCCGCTTTCTCCAATCCTGATACTTTCCACTAAACTCCACAGATGCAAAAGGCTTATATCAGTAACAGCAACCTTCGTGATTGTATTAAGATTTTTTACAGGAACTGCTATAGTTATCTGCGGGACATTATCATTAGAAAGATATACTTCTGATTTATATACCTCACCTTTAAATGCGCGTTTGAATGCCGTTCCCTTAAACTCCATTTCAGAACCGCTTTTATTGACAGATACCAACTCTTTGCCCCGATGGTCCAGAATACAGATATATTTAAATTCCGGAAAGTTTAATAGATAATTACTCAGGATCATCTTTTGCTCTTGCATAGGGATCTGAAACCTTCCCAGATTTTGCAGGAGGGCGTTCAATATTGACACCCTGTTGATAACATATAAATCAATCTCTTCTGCCGCCCTCTTTGCTGTATTAATATTGCCGTCTTTAACCACATTTGCATTGAAGTATCTTGACGTCCATATAGACAATATTCCATAGACAATAAGAGGCACAAAAACAGCGATGATAAGTAATAAACTTAGCTTTGCAGATATACTTTTCAAATTAACACCTGGTAATTGTGTTACCTAACTTAAATTAACTTGTTATGGCTGTCAATATAATATAATTTTTGTTTGGTATTACATGTTTGGATTAGCAATGTTTAGACAGGTAAGGGTCTGTCATGAAATAACTTGTGCATTTAGGCGCTCAGATTTCGGTCAGATTTGAGTGCGACCGATTGAGCAAACCCGGAGGCGTAGTTGAATCTACGCTGAGGGGTTGCGATTGAGGAGCACACAAAGATGGCCGGAAGATGAGATGCATAAATGTATAGGTTATTTTATGACAGACCCTAAGAGGTAATGAACTACTTTTTTCCTGCAACATGCTTCACCAATGTGAGCATGCAATCTCTGCACTCGGTATTTTCTATCTTTCTCAGATTTTCCACTAATTGACGTTCCTGCGGGGAGAAGTAGGGGTTTTCCCTTTCCATAACCATGATCTTGCTGCCGGCCTGTTCTTCAAAAAAATATGTTATAGGCACATCAAGGATATTTGCTATTGCCTGCAGTCTGTCAGTGTTTAAATTGCTGGTACCTTTTTCATATCTCTGTACCTGTTGATAGGTAATGCCGATCTCTTCTGCCAGCCGTTCCTGTGACAGACTCAGGTCTTTTCTCCGTGTTTTTATCTTTATGCCTATGAATTTCCGGTCCCTTATCTTATACATTTGACCGCCCCGCATTATCATTACATGAAATGGATTTCAGACAAACTATACAAGCGGGTCTCTGAAATAGCCACAACATCCGATTTGTGCCTGGCCATTGACTTTTACTAAATAATTGTTGTATTTAATTATCATTATGCCGGGCTTGAATAACTTTTTAAGAAGATTCGGATATCAGGTCCGGATATTCAGAAAACAGAAGATGCTTTCCTTAGAGGAACTGGCCGGCATGGTTGGGATTTCTGAAAATGACATAAGGGATATGGAGAATGGAAAGTCTGATCCAAGGCTGAGTACCATACTGCTTATATCAAGTGTACTTGGTGTTTCACCTGAAGACTTGCTGACTTTGCCGGATAGACCGGATAGAAATGCCAACCAATATTATGCATTGCGCTACCAATTCTTAAAAAATCTTAATAATATGTCTGATGATGAGTTGAAAAAGTTGATTGAACTTAGTCATTCTATAATTCCTTGACACTCCCCCCTGCCTTCTATAAGGTAATACCCAAATGAACCACTGGGTATTCTTTGCACTCCTTGCTGCATTCACACTGGCAACCGCAGATGCCATAAGCAAGAAGGCTATGGGCAGGACTGATGAGCTTGTCATTGCTTGGGTAAGGCAGGGATATTCACTCCCTTTTCTAAGCCTCTCCTTCTTATTTATAAATATTCCACATCTTGACAGGACTTTTTGGCTGTCCCTTCTCTTTCTTGTCCCAATGGAAGTAACAGCCATTATCCTTTATGTAAAGGCAATTAAGATTTCCCCGCTGTCCCTCACCATTCCCTTCATGGCATTAAGCCCTGTATTTATTATATTTACTGCATTCCTTATGCTTGGAGAACTGCCTGACAGGTCAGGACTTTTGGGAATATTTATGATAGTTGCAGGTGCATATATCCTGAATGTCAGGGCAACAAAGGAGGGATTACTCGGACCAATTAAGGCAATAAAAAGGGAAAAGGGTTCTGTACTAATGATAATCGTGGCACTTATTTATAGTGTTACAGCTACTATTGGAAAGATTGCCATTCAACATTCAAGTCCTGTATTCTTCGGCGCTTTCTACCCTTTTATACTAACCATAGTTTTTTCAATCATACTTATTAAAAAAGGAGAGATTCAAAAGGTAATCTCACGTCCTCTAATATTTCTCGGAATAGGTTTCTTTATCGCTGTAATGGTCTTATCACATTTTACAGCCATCAGCATGGCAGACGTGGCATATATGATCTCCGTCAAAAGGACAAGCCTCATATTCAGCGTTATCTACGGCCGGCTTTTCTTTGGAGAAAAACACACAGGCGAGAGATTGACAGGCAGCGTATTAATGGTCGCTGGAGTAGTACTGATAACCGTGTTTTAATCAATAGCCTGTTACCTATCATCCACAACCCATCATCTGTCACCTATTGCCTATTACCCCTTACCTGTTTTTTATGATTTGACTGAAATGTAACCTCTGATGTATAGTACTCATATTATTTTTTTATATATAACCCAAAGGGGAGGTGCTAATGAAGGTAGAAGAGATAAAAAAGATTGCACAGAAAATGGGAGTACCGGCAGTTGGACCTAAGGCAGAGATGATCAAGACTATCCAGAGGACAGAAGGGAACTTTGATTGCTTCGGCACTGCGGCAGATGGATTCTGTGACCAGGGCGGCTGTCTTTGGAGAACTGATTGCTTGAAGCCGGCCAAGAAGAGTCAGTAAGTAAAATAGGTAAGAGGATGAAGCAAGAAGTGGGAAGTTAGAAGTTAGAAATAAGATTATACGGCCTTTCGGGAATTTTTCTCTGTTATCTTACATCTTGCCTCTTGCTTCTGTCTTTCCTTCATCTCTTGACACTGATAAAGTTTTCTTCTAATCTCATCACTCAGATGTTATCCCAGCTATCAAAGTCATCCCATGAAAGATTTATGGATGTTGCCTTACAAGAGGCGGGGCTTGCTGTTTCCTGCGGGGATGTTCCTGTCGGCGCTGTGGCTGTGATCGAGGGAGAGATAATATCAAAGGGATATAATATGAGGGAGGCTCAGCATGACCCGACTGCCCATGCTGAGATGGTTGTTATAAGAGAGTGTGCGGAGAAGCTCGGCAGATGGCGGCTCAATGATATTACCCTTTATGTAACTATTGAACCGTGTGTAATGTGTGCAGGCGCGCTTATCCTTGCACGGATACCAAGGGTTGTTTTTGGTGTCTATGATGCTAAGTTCGGCGGAGGCGGCTCGGTATTTCAGATACTTCAGGACCCGGTGCTCAATCACAGGGTGGAGATAGTTTCAGGTATAAGAGAAGATATGTGCCGGAAGATTCTTCAGGACTTTTTTTATGGTCGAAGACAATCGTTAAAAATAGCCGGTTGAAATATCAGCAATTCCCTGTGATGTATCAGGCAACTGGCCTTACAGCGGGGTTAGAAAACCCATCCTATAGCGATAGGCGGGACATTCTTGTCCCGCATTCACAAGGGAGAAATATTGTTACCAAGAATTGCTGTTGAAATATAAATTAATACTCTGTTATAATACACAGATTGTTTTTTAGGTTTCCTCCTGAAAAAACCATGGGATAAATTATTCAGTCCGGCGGTTTAAAAAGGCGGATACCTTTTGAAGGGAGTTATTTTTGGATCCCGGGAACCCCGAAGCAGTAGTTGAGGCAGATTCTCCTGAGTACAGTAAGGCAAATATCCTTAACAGATTTATAGCAAAGATTATTGACATCATTGTTGCAGCCGCGTTTTCAAAATTGCTGCAACCGGTGGGATTTTTTGCCGGCCTGACATACCTTTTGATAGCCGACGGATTCTTTGACGGGAGGAGTCTCGGCAAGAAGCTGATAGGCATTAAAACTATTAAAGCAGATGGAGATCTGTGTACTTATAAAGACTCTATACTGCGGAACTTAACTATGAGTGCAGGGTATATCTTTTTTTTTATTCCTTATGTCGGGTGGCTGCTGACACTTATTATCTTCTCAATAGAAGGTCTTGTTATACTTGGGAATGAAAATGGGTTGAGGATAGGTGATGAGCTGGCAAAAACTTATGTAGTTGAGAATGGAGGTACAAAAATTGTTAAGTGACATCCTTGGATGGTTTTCGACGGATCTGGCAATTGATCTCGGTACGGCGAATACGCTTGTTTATGTAAAAGGTAAGGGTATAGTATGCGATGAGCCTTCTGTAGTTGCTATTGATAAAAAGACCGGAAAGGTGCTGGCAGTCGGTGCTGAGGCAAAGAGAATGTTGGGAAGGACGCCCGGCAATATTGTTGCTATCAGGCCGCTAAAAGACGGCGTAATTGCTGATTTTGACGTGGCGGAAAAGATGTTAAGCCACTTTATTACGAAGGTGCATAACAGAAAGGCATTCGTCAGTCCGCGTGTTATTATTGGTATCCCTTCGCGCATTACGCAGGTTGAGCAGAGGGCTGTGCGTGACTCAGCAGAGCTTGCAGGTGCACGTGAGGTTTATCTTATAGAACAGCCGATAGCCGCTGCCATTGGTGCAGGTCTTCCTATTACAGAGCCCTCAGGAAATATGGTTGTTGACATAGGCGGAGGCACCACTGATATTGCAGTTATCTCCCTTGCCGGTATAGTCTATAGTGATTCTGTGCGTGTTGCAGGGGACAGGATGGACGAGGCAATACTGTCATATATCAAGAGGAAGTATAATCTCCTTCTTGGTGACCACATGGCTGAGTTGATAAAGATAGAACTCGGTTCAGCATATCCTCTTGAGGAAAAGCGTGTTATGGCTATAAAAGGGAGGGATCTTTTATCCGGAATCCCTAAGACACTCGAGGCTAACAGTGATGAGATACGCGAGGCACTTGAAGAACCTGTCAGGGCAATTGTGGATGCAGTGAAGATAGCCCTTGAGAATACACCACCTGAACTTGCAGCAGATATAATAGACCGCGGAATTGTACTTGCGGGCGGCGGTTCTCTGCTGAGGGGGCTTGATTTGAGGATCAGGGAAGAGGTGAATCTGCCGATCATCACAGTTGAAAATCCAAAGACTACAGTTGTAATGGGTACAGGAAAGGTGCTGGAAGAGATTGAACTTTTAAGGAAGGTATCTGTATATTCACAGTGAAGTCTGCTGGTATGCACGCCATTAATAATGTCATTTAATACCGGGCAGGTATGTTTAGATTTCCTGCTGTAAACAAAAAGATATTAGCCGCCTTTTTTCTGGTGATAGGGATATTTGTCCTGTTATCCCCTGAAATAAAAGGCGCACCTCGTTTTTACTTTTTTGAGAGACCTTTTGCCTTTTCCATCAACGTAGTCCAGTCGGGTTTCACGTCAATATTTAATAGTATATCTTCAGTCTGGTCCGGTTACATTTCACTTACAAATGTGAATAAAGATAACAAGAGACTTCTTGAAGAAAATAAAAGACTCCGTAATGAACAAATAGTTATGCTGGAAAAGGCCCTTGCCGCTGACAGGCTTTTGGAGCTTCTGAGGCTTAAAGATACGATAAAAAAGGAATATGTTATTGCAGGTATAACGGCTAAAGACCCCGCAAGCTGGTCGAGTGTGGTAGTAATAAATAAAGGTGAGCGTGACGGATTAAGGCCGGGCATGGGGGTGATAAATGAAGACGGGGTTGTGGGCAGGGTTATAAAGACGACACCCTCGTACTCAAGGGTGCTCCTGATTTCTGACAGGAACAGTTCAGTCGCCGGTCTGATCCAGCGGACAAGAGATGAGGGTATTGTAGCAGGGGCAGGCGGTAGTCCATTAAGACTTAATTATATAACAATAACTTCTGATGTACTGAAAGGGGATATTATCCTGACATCCGGTACCGACAGCGTTTTTCCTGAGGGGATAGTTATAGGAAGCATCAGCAAGATAGAGACCCCCAAAAATGCCATGTTTCATTCAATAGAAGTCCTGCCGGGAGTGAACTTATCAAAAGTTAGAGAAGTAATGGTATTAAAAACCCCGCCGGCGCCGGAGATTGAAAGGATGTTAAAAGACAGTGATTAGTGGTTAGTGAATAGTGATGAGTGAGAAGCGAGAAGTAAGAGGCAAGAAGTAAGAAATAAGATGTCGGACGAAAATTCCCTCCCCTTCAAGGGGAGGGTTAGGGTGGGGATGGGGTTGATTTTCGGATGAAACTAATTCTATGGTTTATTTCTATAACAGCCCTTATTGCATTCCAGGGGAGTGTGCTGAATCCTTTTGTGGTGCACGGTATAAGACCTGATTTTATGCTGATTGCAGTATATTTTCTGGGGTTAGGCTATGGCGACATATTCGGTGGAATCGGCGGGGCAGTTATTGGTTTTATAATGGATGTAATATCAGGAGGTCCTGTTTATTATAACATCTTTACAAAGTTCTTTTCAGGATACCTCGCAGGGGTCATAGAAAGATGGGTACTACATCACGGATTTATGCTGCATACAGGGGTACTATTTTTATTGTCTTTAGCTCAAAGTATCATAGTATTAATTGCATACACGTTTCTTGGAACAATCCAATTTCCTGATGACCTTTTTTATATAGCAATACCTCAGGCTGTCTTTGACGGAATAGCCGGAGGGATTGTTTACCTTCTTCTTTTCAGGCAGAAGAGGGTTCTTGTATCACGATGGGAGTCATTTGTAAAATGACAGATTTTCAGGATAAGAACAGGGGGTTACAACAGAGAATAAAATATCTCAGGACATTCATTATCCTTTTATTTACTATTGTCCTTTTTCGTGGGTGGCACATGCAGATTATCAAAGGGTCATATTATAGAAAACTCTCAGAAGATAACCGTGTCAGGACAGTTATAATGCCTCCTCTCAGGGGCATTATATATGACCGCAATGGAGAGATACTGGCGAAGAATGTCCCTTCATTTGATGCAGGCATTGTTATTGCCGACACAAAAAATCTGAACAGGACTATAAGAAAATTATCACCCCTAATTCATCTTTCGTTTGAAGAGATTAAAGAGAGGATAAAGTATGCAAAAAATTATGACCCTTTCTCTCCTATATTAATAAAAGAAGACATATCAATAAGGGAGGTTGCCCTGATTGAGTCTCAGGGTTGGAACCTGCCTGGGGTTGTAACAATCATTGAAGGAAGGCGTGAGTATCCCAATAATGTCCTTGCAGCCCATCTGTTAGGTTATGTAGGAGAGGTTTCGCAGTCTCAGCTCAGGGAAGTTGATTACTCATCTGAACTGCCCGGAAGAATAATCGGGCAGAATGGTATAGAGAAGGAATACGATAGCCTGCTCAGGGGCAGGGTCGGCAGAAAAAACATTGAAGTAGACGCATCCGGCCATGAACGTCAGATACTGGATATTTCTGAACCAATAGCCGGGGATAACATAGTTTTGGCAATAGATATAGGATTACAACGTGCTGCTGAAGATGCACTTGGGGACAGGAGAGGGGCCGTAGTTGTACTGGATTCAGATACAGGAGAGGTGCTTGCATTGGCCAGTCACCCGGCGTATGACCCTAATGTCTTGTCAAGGAGGCTACTGCCTAGTGTATGGAAAAAGATTGCTGAAGACCCTGGTCATCCATTAAACAACAGGGCAATACAGGGTACTTATCCTCCAGGCTCAGTCTTTAAAATACTCATGGCTACCGCAGGTCTTGAGGGGGGGTATATTGACCCGGGCGGAAGAATAGCATGCAGCGGCGGGATGCAGTTCGGTAACAGGTTTTACAGGGACTGGACATCAGTCGGCCACGGGTCAGTTGATCTGCATAAGGCGATTACACAGTCCTGTGATGTATATTTTTATCAGCTTGGGAACCGTATGCAGATTGATACAATTGCAAATTATGCAATGCAATTCGGTCTTGGAGAGCCTACAGGGATTGATCTCCCTTCTGAAAAGAAAGGTCTTGTCCCCTCCACACAATGGAAACTTAATGCCAGAAAGGAACGCTGGTATGCCGGGGAGACTTTATCAGTAGCCATTGGACAGGGGTATCTTTCAGTGACCCCTTTACAACAGGCTGTAATGGTAAACACAGTGGTCAATTCCGGTTCATTAAAAAGGCCGAGGGTGCTTAAAGGCATAATCTCTGATAAGGAGAAAAAGACTTATGAATTTTCATCTGTTGAGGTACGTAAGATTGATATGAAGGAGTCTACCCTTAAAAATATAAAGAGCGCCTTACACGGGGTTGTGAATGAACCCGGGGGCACAGGAGGGGCTGCCAGAAGTTATCTGATTGATGTTGGAGGTAAGACAGGAACGGCACAGGCTGTTGGGAGGCAGTCCGTCACCGGTCTGAATGACCATGCATGGTTTGCCGCATTTGCACCCGTTGATAAACCAAAGATAACCGTTTCTGTGCTTGTGGAACACGGCGGACACGGCGGCAGCGCTGCCGCACCGGTGGCTAAGAAGATAATTGAGGAATATTTTAAGACAGTGAATAGTGATGAGTGAATAGTGAATAGTAAGAAGAAGCAAGAGGTAAGATAACGGATGAATATTCCCTCCCCCTTGACGGAGGAGGGGCAGGGTGGGGGTGAACTCTGAAAATTCCCTCCCCTTCAAGGGGAGGGTGCTAAGTTCATCCCCCCTCCCTTGACGGGAGGGGGTTAGGGGGAGGGTGTGCTTAAAAAAAATCCATTAGCTTTAATTGACTGGAAGGCGCTGGCAATAATTGCTGTAATACTTTTTATAGGGGTATTAACTATATTCAGTGCTACTTACAACAGTTCAGGCGGGGGGATACCTTTATATTATAAACAGGCAGGTTGGATTGCTATAGGGATGGTATTCTTTTTTGCCGGGGCAACCATAGATTACCAGACTATTGCAAAATATGCATATCCATTATATGCAGTATCACTGTTATTACTGGTTCTCGTAATGGTTATTGGGAGAAGTGGTTTCGGTGCACAGAGGTGGCTGTCTGTAGGAGGCTTCTCATTCCAGCCATCAGAGCTTGCAAAACTGGCGACTGTACTTGCAATAACAAGATATTTTTCCGATTATCCTGCCAGGTATGGTTATACTGTTAAAGAGTTATTTATACCCGGGGTTGTTATTGCTATTCCGGTACTGCTTGTATTGAAACAGCCTGACCTTGGAACAGCCCTTGTAATAACATTTGTATCATTGGGGCTTATATATCTTGTAAGGATACGTTCAAAGTTTTTTGGTCTTTCAATGCTGATAGGGATAATGACATTTCCCTTCCTCTGGCAGTTATTCTGGGAGAGTCTAAAAGGGTATCAAAAGATACGTCTTATGACATTCGTAAATCCAATGGCTGATCCTAGGGGCACAGGCTATCATATCATTCAATCCAAGATAGCTGTCGGCTCCGGTGGATTCATGGGAAAGGGGCTGTTTGAGAGCACACAGAGTCACCTGAATTTCCTTCCTGCGCGGCACACAGACTTCATTTTTTCAGTATTTTCTGAAGAGTGGGGATTCATAGGTCTTGCAGTGCTCATGTTGCTCTACCTTGGTCTGATAACATGGGGATTGGATACAGCAATAAAGTCCAGAGACAGGCTTGGGATGTTGATGGGCAGCAGTCTGGTATGTCTCTTTACATGCTACTGTCTTATAAACATCGGGATGACCCTTGGGATAGTCCCTGTAGTGGGAATACCACTGCCCCTTATGAGCTACGGCGGCACCTCTTTAATTACTACCTTGTTTTCTCTCGGTATATTATTTAATATAAAGAAAAAAAGGTACCTGTTTTCGTAATCTTCTTGACACCTACACACAATTAGAATTTTGAATTGACGTAGATGGCAGCAACTTAACTGCCTATCACCTATTGCCTCAAACCTGCCGTTAAAATTTAC includes these proteins:
- the mrdA gene encoding penicillin-binding protein 2 — its product is MTDFQDKNRGLQQRIKYLRTFIILLFTIVLFRGWHMQIIKGSYYRKLSEDNRVRTVIMPPLRGIIYDRNGEILAKNVPSFDAGIVIADTKNLNRTIRKLSPLIHLSFEEIKERIKYAKNYDPFSPILIKEDISIREVALIESQGWNLPGVVTIIEGRREYPNNVLAAHLLGYVGEVSQSQLREVDYSSELPGRIIGQNGIEKEYDSLLRGRVGRKNIEVDASGHERQILDISEPIAGDNIVLAIDIGLQRAAEDALGDRRGAVVVLDSDTGEVLALASHPAYDPNVLSRRLLPSVWKKIAEDPGHPLNNRAIQGTYPPGSVFKILMATAGLEGGYIDPGGRIACSGGMQFGNRFYRDWTSVGHGSVDLHKAITQSCDVYFYQLGNRMQIDTIANYAMQFGLGEPTGIDLPSEKKGLVPSTQWKLNARKERWYAGETLSVAIGQGYLSVTPLQQAVMVNTVVNSGSLKRPRVLKGIISDKEKKTYEFSSVEVRKIDMKESTLKNIKSALHGVVNEPGGTGGAARSYLIDVGGKTGTAQAVGRQSVTGLNDHAWFAAFAPVDKPKITVSVLVEHGGHGGSAAAPVAKKIIEEYFKTVNSDE
- the mreC gene encoding rod shape-determining protein MreC, whose protein sequence is MFRFPAVNKKILAAFFLVIGIFVLLSPEIKGAPRFYFFERPFAFSINVVQSGFTSIFNSISSVWSGYISLTNVNKDNKRLLEENKRLRNEQIVMLEKALAADRLLELLRLKDTIKKEYVIAGITAKDPASWSSVVVINKGERDGLRPGMGVINEDGVVGRVIKTTPSYSRVLLISDRNSSVAGLIQRTRDEGIVAGAGGSPLRLNYITITSDVLKGDIILTSGTDSVFPEGIVIGSISKIETPKNAMFHSIEVLPGVNLSKVREVMVLKTPPAPEIERMLKDSD
- the rodA gene encoding rod shape-determining protein RodA, which gives rise to MLKKNPLALIDWKALAIIAVILFIGVLTIFSATYNSSGGGIPLYYKQAGWIAIGMVFFFAGATIDYQTIAKYAYPLYAVSLLLLVLVMVIGRSGFGAQRWLSVGGFSFQPSELAKLATVLAITRYFSDYPARYGYTVKELFIPGVVIAIPVLLVLKQPDLGTALVITFVSLGLIYLVRIRSKFFGLSMLIGIMTFPFLWQLFWESLKGYQKIRLMTFVNPMADPRGTGYHIIQSKIAVGSGGFMGKGLFESTQSHLNFLPARHTDFIFSVFSEEWGFIGLAVLMLLYLGLITWGLDTAIKSRDRLGMLMGSSLVCLFTCYCLINIGMTLGIVPVVGIPLPLMSYGGTSLITTLFSLGILFNIKKKRYLFS
- the mreD gene encoding rod shape-determining protein MreD, giving the protein MKLILWFISITALIAFQGSVLNPFVVHGIRPDFMLIAVYFLGLGYGDIFGGIGGAVIGFIMDVISGGPVYYNIFTKFFSGYLAGVIERWVLHHGFMLHTGVLFLLSLAQSIIVLIAYTFLGTIQFPDDLFYIAIPQAVFDGIAGGIVYLLLFRQKRVLVSRWESFVK
- a CDS encoding rod shape-determining protein translates to MEVQKLLSDILGWFSTDLAIDLGTANTLVYVKGKGIVCDEPSVVAIDKKTGKVLAVGAEAKRMLGRTPGNIVAIRPLKDGVIADFDVAEKMLSHFITKVHNRKAFVSPRVIIGIPSRITQVEQRAVRDSAELAGAREVYLIEQPIAAAIGAGLPITEPSGNMVVDIGGGTTDIAVISLAGIVYSDSVRVAGDRMDEAILSYIKRKYNLLLGDHMAELIKIELGSAYPLEEKRVMAIKGRDLLSGIPKTLEANSDEIREALEEPVRAIVDAVKIALENTPPELAADIIDRGIVLAGGGSLLRGLDLRIREEVNLPIITVENPKTTVVMGTGKVLEEIELLRKVSVYSQ